The Halorussus halophilus genome contains the following window.
CTGATTCACTCATTGTGGGACTCCAGCGACTGTGTTTCGTTGTCCTCCGCTCGCCAACTCTCGCGACGAACAGGCGTCCATTCGTTTGTCATTTGGCCTCATCAGTCAGTCCAGCTCCTTTTCGAACGGCGATTTAGTCGATTCCGGTTCGTAGCCACTCAAGAAGACGAGGTTGCCCCGACCGACTTGAACGCGGGTGATGAGACCCTTGTCCTCCATCTTCGAGAGCTTCCGACTGACCGTCGATTTCGACCAGTCGGTCTCGTCGGTAACGTCGGTCTGTTTCATCCGGCCACCGTACTGCGTGAGTAGTTCCCGGATGCGGTCCTCGTCGGTGAGCATCGCGTCCTCCGGGAGGTCGCTGAACTCACTGTCGGGACCCGAAACGTCGTCGTTTCCAGCCGCTGGGGCGTTCGTCGGCGGCGACCCGACCGTTGAGTCGGATTCGTCGCCGGCCGTCTCGGCGGTGTTCGCGTCGTCTGACTCCGAAGAACTGGAGAACAGCCCTGTCAGTGAGTTTCGAACCGCGGAAAACAGCCCACCGTCCGAATCGTCCCCAGCCGTTTCTGTCTCGTGCGATTGGGCGTGGTCGCTCGTCGCACTTCGGTCGCCGTACGTCTCTTTGACCGACCACTCGTCCTCGTCGGCGGACACTTCGACGACGGCGTCGAACAGCGTCTTCAGCGTGTTGACGGTCTCGGCGTCGTGGATGTCCGGGTCCATGTGGTAGTAGCCGACTGCGTCCGCAGACTGCACACGGTGAGTGAGGATGTGCAAGTAGCGGAACGCAGTGTCGAAATCGACGTACTCCAGCAGGATAGACAAGGTCTGGACGGAAATGACAGCCTGATCGTCGTTCGTCTGCCACCGCGTAAGCTGTTCGCTCAGCGGTGCGATGATGTCCATCGGCTGGTTCGGATCGACTCGTGCGACGGTCGTGTCGGGTGGTAACGCTTCAGTGTTCGTCTCGTCTGCGTCCGTCTGAACCTTGTTCGCGTGGATGAACGCCAACTCGGCAGGAAGCGTCTCCATATGTGCGTTCCAGTCCGATATCCACGTCTCCGGCGGTGGCGTGTACGTCACTGCGGCGACGTTCGTCTGCTCCGGCGGCGTCGTCGCTGTCAGTAGCTCTAAACACGCCCGATTACCAGTCGGCGTCAACGGTGCTAGCAGGAGTACGTTCGAAGCACGTTCGAGTTGCCTCCTGTCCGATGTATCGATGTTCATTCGTTGTTGTGCAGTATCGCCAGTTGTTTCCCCAATTTTGAAAGATGGTGCCGAGTAGTAGGATATATATCCATCGCGAGTATTAATCTATTGCTGTTTCGGGAGGGCAGTCAGTATGTGTTTAATCGTCGCGAGGTAGCGTGGCGTTGCCGGGTCACTCCGACCGCCTCCGTACCGTCACGACGCACCCTTCCATCCGCAACGTGATTTGGCACCATCCTCAAACGTACTTTCTCCGAGAGACTTTCAGTAGGAAAAAGAGACCGGGGGCATATAAAAGCGAGGCAGTATCACTCACGGCTATTATAAATACACGGCCGAACCGTCTGAATCTCAATTAATAGAGTGGTCAGTCACTATTTGCTAGTGAATTTCCATTTTTGGCCGTCTTGTGGAGGAGCGTGTTCTCGATGAGGTTGTTGTGTCCCCGGCGGAGACGGGTCGAGAGTGCGTTCGGGGAGATGTCGAGGTCGTTGGCGAGTTCTTCGAGCGTGACTCCACGCGGGACCGAGAAGTACTGGGATTCTGCTGCCACAGTCAGGGCTTCGTGCTGTTTCTCGGTGACGTCGTACTTCCCGACTGCTTCGGGATTGCGAGACTCGTAGAGCCGTGAGAGGTCGAATTCGAGACCGTAGGTCGCACAGAAGTCGTGGAACTTCGAGAGCGACTCTTCTTCGGGGAACAACGCACGAAGTTCCCACCCGTCTGCGGTCCCTTGGGCGGTGAGAATCGTCGCCTCCGTCTCGGAGATGGCGAACGAGATGCCGCTGTTGTTGTCGTTCCACGACGCCCGATAGAAGCGCTTGTCGTCGTGTTCTTCGAGCGTACCGATGCTATCGACCGTTGAGTCGGTCTCCATCGCTGCTTCGAACGCCTCGAAGTTCGTTCCAACTGCCCAGAAGTACGGCGTGATTTCTCGCTCGTCGGCGACGACGCGTTCGACTTCGATTCCGACCTCTGGGACGGTCTTCAGTGCTGTGCCGAGCAGGAACTTCTCCGCTGGGACACTGAACTCGGCTAGGATGCTCATTAGTGAAGTGTACGATACTAAAGTAGATAAGGTTAGGTTTCGTTTCGTCGTTTGTTCTACGTTGAGCTGAACTTAGGCCGGTGTTATAAAATTTCGAGTACACTTCGTAGTGGAGCGATACACCTTGGGGTTTTATTATCGAACCGTCTGATGGGTCGATACGTAAGTTCCGTAGCATGAGCGGGCGTTTCCCAGAGCGAATCTCGACCGGTACGGAAGGGTTGGACGATATCCTCCAAGGTGGTCTCGTCCCGAACAGGAGTTATCTCGTTCGGGGCGACCCTGGAACTGGCAAGACCATCCTCGGTCTGAACTTTCTGACCGCGAAGCGCGAAGACGAGACCGCGCTCTACGTCAACCTCGAAGAGACGGAGGAAGACATCAGAACCAACGCCGCTTCCGTCGGCATCGATATCGGCGACGTCGAGTTTTTAGACCTCTCTCCCGAGTCACAGGTGTTCTCGCAAGACCAGTCCTACGACATCTTCGCTCCCGACGAAGTCGAACAGGACCCACTGACCACCAAGATTACCGACCGCGTCGAAGCGCTCTCGCCCGACCGAGTGTTCATCGACCCGCTGACGAAGTTACGGTATCTCACGGCCGACGAGTACCAGTTCCGCAAGCAGGTCATCTCGTTCATGCAGTATCTCCGCGAGCGAGGGGCGACGGTGCTGTTCACCTCCCAGAACACGAGCGAGTCGTCGGACGAAGACCTCCAGTTCCTCAGCGACGGTATGATAGAACTCGCGCGCGACAGCAGTGGCCGAACGATTTCGGTGCCCAAGTTCCGTGGCTCTGGAACGCAGAGCGGGACCCACTCGCTGTCCATCGGCGACGACGGCATTCGAGTGTATCCCGAGATACAACCCGAAAAACACGACAGCGAGTTCGTCTCAGAGCCGCTGTCGTCGGGCGTTCCACAGATAGACGACCTGCTCGGTGGCGGGTTAGAGCGCGGAACCATCACCATCATCAGCGGACCGACCGGTGTCGGAAAGACGACCACCGGGTCGCAGTTCGTGAAGGAAGCGGCTGGACGTGGGGAGCGGTCGGTGATGTACATGTTCGAGGAGACGAAACCGACGTTCCTCGAACGCAGCGAAGCCGTCAACATTCCCGTCGAAGAGATGTTGGGCCAAGAGGTGCTCTCCGTACAGGAGGTCGAACCGCTGAACCACTCTGCGGAGGAGTTCGCCCAGATGGTCAAGAGCGAAGTCGAGGAGAACGATACCGACATCGTGATGCTGGACGGCATCGACGGCTACAAGCTTGCGCTCCGCGGCGAGGAGGACAACCTCGTCCGGAAACTGCACTTGCTCGGTCGCTACCTGAAGAATATGGGCGTCACCGTCATCCTGGTGGACGAAACGGCGGGCGTCACGGGCGAGTTCCGTGCGACCGACTCCGGCATCAGCTACCTCGCGGACAACATCGTCGTCCTTCGGCACATGGAAGTGCAAGGTGAACTTCGGAAAGCCATCGGCGTGCTGAAAAAGCGGACCAGCGACTTCGAGCGCACCCTACGAGAGTTCGAGATTACCGAACACGGTCTCACGGCCGGGGAGCCGTTGACAGAGCTTCAAGGCGTTCTCAGCGGAACGCCGAAGTGGGTCGGCGAGACCGACGCCGAACAGAAGTTCATCGACGAGGAGTAAAGACGGGTCTTCGGTGAGGGGTACAGAGGGTCTTCGGCGAGGAGTAGAGTTCTTCGACAGGGGGTAGCTTCGACAAGGAGTAAATTTCTACGCGCGTGGGAGTTCGACCGGCTCGTCCCGAGTGGTGACCGATATTTCGGCGTACGGGTGAGTCACGTCGGTTTTTCTCGTGGCTCGCCGAACCACCAGCGAAGGTCGTTGACCCGGAGTTGCTGACGTGGTGGGAGGTCTTGGACGGTCGTGGCGTCGGGGAACAGTCGCTCGCCCATCTCGCTCTGGTGGAACATCTTCCGGCGGTCGGGCCACGCCGGGTCGAAGCTGTCGAAGAACGGCAGTTTCCGGCGGGCGAACCGCTCGATTTGGTTGAGATGGTGGGAATCGTACGGTTTGTCCGGCGGCCGGTGTCGGTAGATGTCGTCGTCGAGTCGGCGGATAGCCGCTCGAACGGTGTCGCGGTTCCGCAGTTCCGGCGGCGTTCGAAGGTGCCAGTCCAGCAACTCGCTGTCGATGGTGACGAACGCTTCGAGGTAGTTGTCCGCGAGGTGGACGCGGAACGGAAGCGCAGGCTGGTTTCGAATGATGAGTACGTCCATCAGGTTGTGGACCGAGTCCGCGCGCGACCAACACCTACGAAGCTCCGACCGGAGGCTGTCTTCGAGGAACGCTTCGGGGTCGGCGATTTCGAGGTCCGCGTCGAAGCCGAGACTGTCGAGCGCTGGCGTCACGCAGTCAGCGAGTCGGTCGCTCCCGTCGGGGAGGAAACCGAGCGTGTCCAACAGCGAATCGATGGGTCGAGGGTTGTCGTCGAGGCGCTTGAGTGGAATCTCTAATCCGAGAACGTCGAGCGTCTCCTCTTGCAGGAAATATCCCTTGAACAGCGTGTCGTACAGTAATCCGTGGTACATCGTATCGAGTTCGATGTCCACGTCGTAGGCGGCGTGGTGGATGTGCAGCGACTCTTTGATGCCCTGGGAGTACCGGACTTTCTCGCCCGCGGCGAACAGATACCGGCGGCACGGTTCCAGTATCTCGTGGTCCGAGCCGTACTGCTCGGCCAACCGCTCGGCGACATCTACCTCCTGTGAACCGGCGCGGCCGAGGGTGTAGCACCGCTCGATGTCCGGAATTTGGGAGAGCAGCGTCCGAGAGTCCTGACCCGCAGACAGCAACAGCCCCTTCGTTCCGGGGTAGTGCGAACGGCGGGCGATGGCACTCCGAAGTCGGTCGGCGAGTTCGCCGACGTGGTCGAATTCGTCGGCGTCGCACGGGTCGTAGACGAACCGGTCGAGTTCGGCCGTCTCTGCCGGAGTGAGATAGCCGTCGAACGGTACGCGGCGAATCTGGTCGAAGACAGTTCGCTCCCCGAGTACCGTCCCGAGGTGGAGAAATTCGAGCAGTGCGTGCCGGTCCACCGATGGCTCGTCGAGTATCGACCGGAGCGAACCGATGTCCGAGCCGAACGTTCGGACGCCGGTGGCGTCGGTGTAGAAGCACTCCCAAGAGCGAATCGGGTCAGTAGCGACGACGGCGTCGCCCTCGTAGTCCACGCACGCCAAGTACGACCCGTTCAGTTCCGAGAATGCTGCTCGACCGTCCTGCGCGTATCGCTCGAAGAACCACTCGGCAGTGTCCGCGACACCATCAGCCGCGGAGAACGCCTCGCCCCAGACGAGACAACACCCGCGCTCGTCTTCGTAGACCGCGCTCCGACCCGGAATACCGAGTGCTGGGTCACGGACGGCGACGGTCATCGAAGGGCCGGAGACGACGGCGTCGAATGCCCGTTCTGTCCGAATTTCCGATAAATCTGTGTCACCAAAGACGCCGAATATCTCCTTGTTCATCGTTGCACCTGCTCCCGAGCGAGGACGCTACTCGCTGGTGGCGTTCTCGGACGTTCGTACGAGTTCATATCGGCCGACACGGCTCATCTTGCTGTAAACAGGAATCCCCGACTATCAGTCATAGAGGGATGTACTCGACAATCTGTACTATCACGTGAGTCGATGCTTCAACCTCCTCCGCTGGCGTATTAGTAGCGTCGAACTCACGGCGGGCGAGTGTGTTAGCGCCTGCTGCTGGTCGTAGGTCCGTTGTACCGACGACACCGCAGACGCCCATCATTGCTGTCGATAGTGGTTGACGGCGACTCGACACTTTATTATCGACTGTATAATCGGTTGTCGGGCGGTAAGCGCGGGAAAACAGTTAATCGTCGTCGCACTTCTGAAGTTCAGTTATTTCGACCATCCAATCGGGAATGTCCATCTGACTGTCCCGAAACGTCCACGCACGGTCGAACGAGATTTCGCCTTGAGAGCCACGTCGAAGCAAGTCCGCCAGTTCGGTTCGAAACTCCGTCGGAGTCATCGGTTCCTCGTTTCCCTGTTCGTCGCGCTCTTCCATGTTCAAGTTGCCCGCGTTCGCGTGAGTTCGGGATATTCGCGGAGTGGAACCACAGAGTCGCCGACGTCCGAACCTGACCCCAAACGGGACCGACTGCTCGGACGCCACAGTAGCTGAACCATACGTCAAAATCAACCCATACCCAGCAAAGCGTTTCCTTTCGTATATCCAGCTATTAAATACTGGTGGCCGGGCGGGCGGGAACCGTAGCCGACGCAAACGAGCCTCCGCCGTCTCGAAACTCCGTCTCCGCGAAATCAACGACGCTTCTTCAGACGGGAGATGTCTACCATCCAGTCCGGCTGGTTCCCATCAGTTCGGAAGTCGTACGCTCGTTCGAGTTCGACGTCGTGACTGTCCGCCGCGCGAAGCAGTTCTTCCAGCGCCGCTTGGAAGTCTTCGTTGGTCGGCTGATAACTTTCCGCCGTAACTTCTTTCGATATGCTGTCAGCGAGGCTCATGACTATATGAATCTTCTACATCGTCAAAGGGAAAAAAGGAGTAAACGTTCCCAACCGTTCCATCCGTTTCACGCTTAAAGAGTGTCAAATAACACGCTGAGAGACTGTCGTCATCGAGACTAGCCATTGCTTGCCACAGCTATCGGTGAGAAAGAAAGCGGCTGAAAAATAGCCAAGTTTGGCGTCTTCTAGATATATTCAGTTCACACACAGTTTCGGGACGTGGTCCATTCCCCCATTACAAATATAATTAATTTTGGCTTCTCTAAGGCTATGAGCCGCGAAAACGGTAATTTCGGCATATGTATCAACCGCACTATCCGAACGTGTGGAAGATAGACCATGACCCGACTCAAGGTAGCTACCGGCGTTATGGCTCTGATGCTAGTGTTCGCTGGCTGTGCCGGCTCTGGTGGCGGGGGCGAAGCTCCGGCAAATAGTAGCGCGGGAACAAGTAGTCGAGACATGGGCGGCGACAGGTCCAGATCCAACGCCGACAGTGGAATGGACGAAGATGCAGGCGAGATGGACGACACCACGACGGAATCGATGAACTCTACCACGGAATCGACGAACACCACCAGTACCAACGCGTCCACGTAACGAGTAGACGCGTCCGCGTAACGAGCGGGGTAGAACGCTCTTTGCGGTCCCTTTTTCAGCGGTCGCAGTCGGAACAAACGCTTATCCGACTCATAAACAAATGCGTCGAAGCCGTTGCTCTACGTAATGTGTACGAGTAACGGCAGTCGAACGGGGCGAACGACGAGAGGTGAGTCGCCGTGAGCGGTGACGACGGCATGGAGATGCTGGTTATCGGCATCGACGCGGGCTGTCTGCCCGTGTTCGAGCGACTCTCTGAGGACGGAGTCATCCCGAACATCGACGCTATTCGCGGGAAGGGAAGCGACGAGAGCGACAGCGACCAAGCTGAAAGCGAAGGCGCGGAAGCCCCGCTCCAGTCCCAAATTCCACCGTGGACACCGAGTGCGTGGCCCTCTATCTACACTGGAGTCAATCCGGCCAAGCACGGTGCGTTCGGGTTCGTCGATTACGACGGCTACGACTGGTCGGTCGTCACCGGCGACAACGTCAACGAACACGCCATCTGGAACGTCCTCGACGAACAGGGCTACAGCAGCGTCGTCCTCAACGCGCCGGTGACCCACCCGCCGGACGAAATCGACGGTGCCATCGTCCCCGGCTTCATTGGCCCGGAGAATCCGACCTGCTACCCACGCGGCACGCTCGAAGACGTCCGCGACGCAGTCGGCGAGTACCGCGTCTATCCGAGCTACTCGCGAGACGACGGCGAAGTGACGAAGCTGGACAAGAAGCGCGAGTACCGAAATCTCGCTCGAATGCGCGGCGAAGCGTTCCGCTATCTCGTCGAGGAACACGAACCCGACTTCGGCTTCCTCCAGTTCCAGCGGACCGACACCGTCTTCCACGAGTTCGAAGGCGACGAGAAGATGGTCGATGCAGTCTACGACGAGACCGACCGCCAAATCGGGAAGGTCTTGGAGCATTGTGACCCCGATAACGTCGTTCTGGTCAGCGACCACGGGATGGGCCACTACGAAGAGTACGAGTTCCGCGTCAACGAGTTCCTCAAACAAGAGGGCTACGTCGAGGAGACCATGGGTGGCAAAGGGATGCCCGGGTGGGGTCCCATCCGCGACGACCTGAAAGACGGCGAAGACGTGGAGTCGTGGGAGCCGTCGATGGCCGAACAGATGGCCGCGAAGGCCGCGGAGTTCGGCGTCACAGCGAGTCGCATCCGCCAGATGCTGGAGAAGGTGAACCTCGCAGAAGTGGCGAAGCGATACGCGCCCAAGAACGTCACTCGAACCGGGAACAAGCAGGTTGACTTCCAGAATTCGCAGGCGTACTTGCGCTCGCGGACCGAACTCGGCATTCGCATCAACCTCGCGGGCCGCGAACCGAACGGTGTCGTCCCGGAAAGTGAGTACGACGACCTTCGCGCCGAACTCATTCAGAAGCTCCGACGGGTCGAGACTCCCGACGGCGAACCGATGTTCGCGGAAGTCGCACCGCGCGAAGAGTACTTCGACGGGCCGTACGAGGAGGACGCTCCCGACATCGTCATCGTCCCTAACGAGTTCCGCCACTTCCTGTCGGACCAACTGCTCGGCGAGCAGTTCGTGAAGACGGACATCTGGAACCACAAGCGCGACGGCGTCATCGCGGCGACCGGCGACGCCATCGACCCCGAAGGAATGCCCGAGCATCCGCATCTGTACGACGTGGCACCCACCGTACTCTCGGCGATGAGCGTCCCATACAGCGACCGAATGGACGGCGAGGCGATTCCGCTGGTCGAGGACGCCGGTGCCCACGCCTACCGCGAGTACAACTCGACGGGCGCGACGCCCGAGACGAAAGCCGGGCAAGGCGTCGAAGACAGACTCGCCGACCTCGGATATCTCGACTAGCGCCCACTGTTTGTCGGCGGCTCTATTTCTCCTGTTCTGCTCTATCTCTTCGTTCTCTGGATGTCTTAGCGTCTCCTCTCAGCAGAGTGTCGCCGCTCGTCGCGTCGATGCGGGCCGGACTGTGCGACTAGGTACGTCGGGTACGTCGGTTACGTCGCGGAGAAGAATCGTCGTCCGGACGGGTGAGAATCGGTCAGTCGATACGGTAGTTCTGTACGCTATGCACTCTCTTTCGGCATGTACTCGGACTGCCAGTGCCAGCGGTCTTGCAGCACTTTTCGTCCCTGGTCGGTCAACTCGTAACGATTCGTTCTGCCGTCGTGCTTGCCCTTCTTGATGAAGCCTTCTTCGACCAGCGTGTTGAGGTTAGTGTACAGTCTACCGTGTTGGATGCTACGGTTCTGTGAGCGTTCAAGTTCTTGTTTGATGTCCTGTCCGTTCGGGTCCTCGAGTCCGTTGAGGACGAACAACAGGTCGCGCTGGAAGCCAGTATAGTCGTGCATCGAAACCCCTACCGACAACTTGGAGAGTCGTGTATATATGACCCGGAGACCGTTGTGGAAAATAGCGGTTCTGTAAGCTTCTCGCGGAACAGGTTATTCTCCGGTCAACCTCGAAAAACCGCCTCTAAGCGGGGTTTAGGAGCCATATAATAAGAAGGCTGTACGTCATACGTAGTCATGTGTCGCCACGCGACTAACCCATACTCCCCTCATCCCCCACCCACCCACCTGCCAACCCAGCTCGGTGGCGACACAACTTGCTTCCTGAACCTACGACCGTGAGCGAGAGCTATGGCCTGCGAACGCGAGTCATCGTGGTCGATGTAGTCGAGACGGTCGAAGCCACTGCCGAGAGACTGTTTACAGCTTGGTGGAAGTGATACGAGACTCGTCGGACAGTCGGTGACCACGTTGGCAGGTTCGCTCTCCAAAATTTTTGCGCACCCGCCTAGCGGCGGGTTTCGGCCCGTGACACAGCCGAACGCGGTCGCGGCACCGCCGCGGGGTGGCCGCGGCGCGGTCGAGGGTGAGGAAAGAGGGGAGGTGCGGAGGGGAGAAAGGAGAGGGAGACAGTTAGGGATACTAATCGCAAGAAGGGACGCTTTTGTGCACACTACTATGCACAAAAGTACCCGTGTGGCGTCTTCTGGAACTGTCACGGGTAGTCCGGAGGGAGTTTCCGAAGAGTGGTCGTCGCTTCTAATCGCAAGACGGCGGTCTTTCGTGAAGGGGTGTCTTCACGATAGCCACCCATGCAGGTGATTCCGCGGTCGCTGTTCTCGGTTCCTTCCGGAATCGGAGATACTAATCGCAGGACGGGGAGCTTCTGTGCACCACGTGGTGCACAATAGCCCCCCGTAGTTGGTAAACCCCGCTAGGCGAACGACTGTTCGGTCGTTGCTGAAGCTGTAAATTAGGCGTTAGAGATAAATAAAGCTACTATAACACTATATAACTACTCTACTACCCTCTAACAAAATAACCATTTTATTAATGTCAGTAAAAAATAATTGTACTAGAGATCACTTCTATAAACGGGGAAGGACAGGAAAACGGACAGAGAACCACCGCTATCGGTTAGATACAGACGTATCCAATCGAGACACACAGAACAAGCAGTACCATAACGGGTGGCTATCGTGAAGACACCCCTTCACGAAAGCTTTCCCTCTGGCGATTAGCTAGGTAGAAACGTCAGAACATCATCGCCACATCGCTAGCGAGAAAGGTGCATTTCTGTGCTGGTGAACTGAACGAGAGCAGGTCGTCCCGGCGTCTCTACGATTTCTTTGTCTCGGAGGTCGCCAACGAACCCCTTGACCCGGCGCTTGCTTAGTTCGAGTTCTTCCGCAAGAGTATCATATCCGACGCCGTGTCGTCGCTCCACCAGCCGACGCAACAATTCGAGTCGAGTTCGGCCTCCAGACCGAATCCAATGAAGTAGTGACCGATACGCTTGCTCGTGTTCGGAGTGGAGGCGGAAGAGATTCAGAACGCTACGAGCACTCACACCTTCCTCGTCTAAACACTCCCAGACCTCATCCGGAACGTCCAACTCTTCTCGGAATTTCAGTCGCTCGCGAGACGGACCAAGCGGTTCGTCCGGTCTGTTCGGATGCGTCATCGCCAGACACCTCCGCTCGGCGCATCCAATTCGTCATCTCCCTGTTTGCCAGTCCGCGGTTCGCGGTTCAGTGCTGTGCTGTCAATCGTGGTCGTGTCGTACATCGTGGTCGTCACTCTCGATGGCCGACGCCCGAAGACGCCACGCGAGGGATAGCGTTGCCACTCTCCGAAGGGCAATCTATTTCATCCTCCCGCGAGAAACCAGAATTGTTCAGGCCCCGGTTTCTCAGCGAGTTGTGTTCTCGATAGCAGTGCGTTTCGTCTGTAGTGACTATTCTCCACCGATTAGTCTTAATTCCTGCGGGAGCGCAGGCGAGCGAAGGGGGAAAGAGCGCCGAGAACGCGACCGTCCAAAGCCATCAACTATCCAAATTTTCCGTTCTAGACGGGGTAGTTAGACCCTCTATATTAAGGTTCGGCGTAGTGTATAATTCTCTCATGTTCGGAACGAGCGGCATCCGTGGAGAGGTGGGTGACGTAGTGACCTGCGACCTCGCGCTCGCAGTCGGCCGCGCACTGGCAAGTGAAGGCTACGAGAAAGTCGTCGTCGGCCGCGACCCGCGCGAGAGCGGTGAGATGCTATCTGACGCCGTTTCTGCGGGGCTTCGAGAATGTGGTGCGGACGTGGTCCGACTTGGACAGGCCGCGACGCCGACCGTCGCTCGGAGCGTCGGCTGGCAAGACGCCGACGCTGGGGTCTCGGTCACGGCGAGTCACAACCCCGCGAAGGACAACGGACTCAAGCTGTGGAACCCCTCCGGGCAGGCGTTCGACACTGCTCAGCGCGAGACCATCGCCGAACGCGTGCGCGAAGAAGACGCCGACTTGCGGCCGTGGGACGGATTGGGCGGCCAGCGCCGTTGGGAGGAAGCCGACGAGTACCACGCCACGGCCCTCGACGAAGCGGTAGACATCGAGGACGACCTCACCGTCGTCGTGGACGTGGGCAACGGTGCTGGCGGCGTCACCGCCGAAGCACTCCAGCGACAGGGGTGTACCGTGACAACGCTGAACGCCCAGCCAGACGGCAGTTTCCCCGCTCGACCGAGCGAACCGACCGAAGAAGCCTGCACGCGACTCTGGCAGACCGTCGCGGCGACCGACGCCGACCTCGGTATCGCCCACGACGGAGACGCCGACCGAATGCAGGCTGTCACCGCCGACGGAGAGTTCGTGTCCGGTGACGTGCTGTTGGCACTGTTCGCACGGGAAACTGCTAGCGAAGGCGACCTCGCGGCGGCACCACTCAACGTCAGTCTCGCGGTGGACGACGCGCTCGCCGAAGTCGGCGCGTCACTCACTCGAACCAAAGTCGGCGACGTGTTCGTCGCGGAGCGAGCAGCAGAGCCGAACGTCACCTTCGGTGGCGAGGAGAGCGGTGCGTGGATTTGGCCCGAAGAGATTCTCTGTCCCGACGGTCCGCTCGCGGCGTGTAAGCTCGCCGAGCTGGTGACCGAACGCGGCCCACTCGCTGACCTCGTCGGCGAGATTCCGACCTACCCAATCGAGCGGACGAACGTTCGCACCGACGAGAAGGAAGCAGCGATGGAGCGCATCGCTGCGGAGGTCGCAGACCACTACGAAGACGTGACGACCGACGACGGCGTTCGCGTGGAGACCGACGACGGCTGGTTCCTCGTTCGAGCGAGCGGTACCCAGCCGTTGATTCGAGTGACAGCGGAGGGTCGAACCGAATTGCAAGCCGAGGAGTTGTTCGAGGCGGCGTCAGAAATCGTCGAGAAAGCGACGTAGATAGCGTTGCGCACAGAGCTACCGCTGGTGTACGCGACGTCAATCTAACTGAAGACTCCAGAAGAGCTACTGGCGGTGATAATCGGCGGTGTCCAGTTCTCGGTAGGTTGCGCAGTTGGGGCAGGCTTTCACGATGTCGGCGTTGTCGCCGAACACACGGGCGAACTGCCGCGTGACGTGTTCGCCGCAGTTCGTACAGTTCGTGCCTGCACCACTCGTATTACCGGGAACCCACGCGTTCTGTGGTTTGCTCATGACATCTGTTGTATGGACGGATTGCAGGTTTACTATTGGCCGTATAACCATCGAACGAAACAGTTGTAGAGTGTTGTACGCGCCGTTTCAGGCCGAACGAGCGGGGTTTAATTCCAAGATAATTAAACCACTACGCGCGAAATTGCCTCCTAATGCAAGCAGTGATTCTGGCCGCGGGCCAGGGGACCCGTATCCGCCCCTTGTCGGCGTCGCTCCCGAAACCGATGTTGCCCGTCGCCGACCGGCCGCTCGTCGCTCACACGGCGACAGCAGCGGCCGACGCTGGCGCAGACGAACTGATACTGGTCGTCGGCTACGAGGCCGACGCGGTCCGCGACTACTTCGGCGCGGAGTTCGCCGGTGTGCCAGTCAGCTACGCCGTCCAGAAAGAGCAGTCGGGGACGGCCGACGCAGTGCGGGCCGCCCAAGAAC
Protein-coding sequences here:
- a CDS encoding alkaline phosphatase family protein; its protein translation is MEMLVIGIDAGCLPVFERLSEDGVIPNIDAIRGKGSDESDSDQAESEGAEAPLQSQIPPWTPSAWPSIYTGVNPAKHGAFGFVDYDGYDWSVVTGDNVNEHAIWNVLDEQGYSSVVLNAPVTHPPDEIDGAIVPGFIGPENPTCYPRGTLEDVRDAVGEYRVYPSYSRDDGEVTKLDKKREYRNLARMRGEAFRYLVEEHEPDFGFLQFQRTDTVFHEFEGDEKMVDAVYDETDRQIGKVLEHCDPDNVVLVSDHGMGHYEEYEFRVNEFLKQEGYVEETMGGKGMPGWGPIRDDLKDGEDVESWEPSMAEQMAAKAAEFGVTASRIRQMLEKVNLAEVAKRYAPKNVTRTGNKQVDFQNSQAYLRSRTELGIRINLAGREPNGVVPESEYDDLRAELIQKLRRVETPDGEPMFAEVAPREEYFDGPYEEDAPDIVIVPNEFRHFLSDQLLGEQFVKTDIWNHKRDGVIAATGDAIDPEGMPEHPHLYDVAPTVLSAMSVPYSDRMDGEAIPLVEDAGAHAYREYNSTGATPETKAGQGVEDRLADLGYLD
- a CDS encoding PadR family transcriptional regulator, translating into MHDYTGFQRDLLFVLNGLEDPNGQDIKQELERSQNRSIQHGRLYTNLNTLVEEGFIKKGKHDGRTNRYELTDQGRKVLQDRWHWQSEYMPKESA
- the glmM gene encoding phosphoglucosamine mutase, which translates into the protein MFGTSGIRGEVGDVVTCDLALAVGRALASEGYEKVVVGRDPRESGEMLSDAVSAGLRECGADVVRLGQAATPTVARSVGWQDADAGVSVTASHNPAKDNGLKLWNPSGQAFDTAQRETIAERVREEDADLRPWDGLGGQRRWEEADEYHATALDEAVDIEDDLTVVVDVGNGAGGVTAEALQRQGCTVTTLNAQPDGSFPARPSEPTEEACTRLWQTVAATDADLGIAHDGDADRMQAVTADGEFVSGDVLLALFARETASEGDLAAAPLNVSLAVDDALAEVGASLTRTKVGDVFVAERAAEPNVTFGGEESGAWIWPEEILCPDGPLAACKLAELVTERGPLADLVGEIPTYPIERTNVRTDEKEAAMERIAAEVADHYEDVTTDDGVRVETDDGWFLVRASGTQPLIRVTAEGRTELQAEELFEAASEIVEKAT
- a CDS encoding DUF7563 family protein, whose translation is MSKPQNAWVPGNTSGAGTNCTNCGEHVTRQFARVFGDNADIVKACPNCATYRELDTADYHRQ